Proteins encoded in a region of the Enterococcus gilvus ATCC BAA-350 genome:
- a CDS encoding YtxH domain-containing protein, giving the protein MGFFKGILFGAGLGTLGGLLLAPRKGEETREKLITNTRELVELTDELNDNLAAFRESLVTLKGTFDTLVPAFKSGVEKDVEDFRFQAEPRIQQIQAQLEKINQSLPVTEEKTVLKKGRFTLERPTDGD; this is encoded by the coding sequence ATGGGCTTTTTTAAAGGAATTCTATTTGGTGCCGGTTTAGGAACCTTAGGCGGACTTCTATTAGCGCCGCGTAAAGGTGAAGAGACCCGTGAAAAACTAATTACAAACACGCGTGAGTTGGTGGAGTTAACGGATGAATTAAACGATAATTTGGCGGCGTTCCGCGAATCATTGGTTACTTTAAAAGGAACGTTTGATACGCTGGTCCCAGCTTTCAAATCAGGAGTCGAAAAAGATGTAGAAGATTTTCGCTTTCAGGCAGAGCCTCGTATCCAACAGATTCAAGCGCAACTTGAAAAGATCAATCAGTCTTTACCTGTCACGGAAGAAAAGACGGTACTGAAAAAAGGACGCTTTACACTGGAAAGACCCACGGACGGAGACTGA
- a CDS encoding HIT family protein, whose translation MENCIFCKIINQEIPSYKIYEDDKVYAFLDISQATKGHTLVVPKKHVTDIFDYDEDLAADVFARIPKIARAIEHAFPEMDGLNILNNNKELAYQSVFHSHIHLVPRYSKKDDFSIHFGNHADQQTAEEMQLIADQIKEQVK comes from the coding sequence ATGGAAAATTGTATTTTTTGTAAAATCATTAATCAAGAAATCCCCAGCTACAAAATTTATGAGGACGACAAAGTCTATGCTTTTCTAGACATCTCACAAGCAACAAAGGGGCATACTTTAGTAGTCCCAAAAAAACATGTTACGGATATTTTCGACTATGATGAAGACTTGGCAGCAGACGTCTTCGCACGTATTCCTAAAATTGCACGTGCGATTGAACATGCTTTTCCTGAAATGGACGGATTAAATATCTTAAATAATAATAAAGAACTTGCCTATCAATCCGTTTTTCACTCTCATATCCATTTAGTGCCGCGCTATAGTAAAAAGGATGACTTTTCAATTCATTTTGGAAATCATGCGGATCAACAAACAGCGGAAGAAATGCAATTAATTGCCGATCAGATTAAGGAGCAGGTGAAATAA
- a CDS encoding ABC transporter ATP-binding protein, whose amino-acid sequence MSLVIEHVTGGYGHVPVLKDINFDVKNGEMIGLIGLNGAGKSTTIKNIIGLLTPQKGTIKVDELTLQQDPGNYRKKIGYIPETPSLYEELTLREHIEVTAMAYGIPKEEAMQRAESLLKTFRLENRLDWFPVNFSKGMKQKVMVLCAFLIQPSLYIIDEPFLGLDPLAINALLELMVTMKEQGAAILMSTHILATAEKYCDRFVVLHEGEVRALGTLQELQQEFNLPGSSLDEIYIALTKEKEHA is encoded by the coding sequence ATGAGTTTAGTAATAGAACACGTAACAGGCGGGTATGGACACGTGCCTGTTTTAAAGGATATTAATTTTGATGTTAAAAATGGCGAGATGATTGGCCTGATTGGCTTGAATGGCGCGGGAAAATCTACGACGATAAAAAATATTATTGGGTTATTAACACCGCAAAAGGGGACGATCAAGGTTGATGAACTTACCCTGCAGCAAGACCCAGGAAATTATCGAAAGAAAATTGGATACATTCCTGAGACGCCATCTTTGTATGAAGAATTAACGTTGAGAGAGCACATCGAAGTTACTGCAATGGCCTATGGTATTCCTAAAGAAGAAGCGATGCAACGAGCAGAGTCGTTATTGAAAACATTTCGCTTGGAAAATCGGTTAGACTGGTTTCCAGTGAACTTTTCAAAAGGAATGAAACAAAAAGTAATGGTGCTATGCGCCTTTTTGATCCAACCGAGTTTATACATTATTGATGAACCCTTTTTAGGATTGGACCCATTGGCTATCAATGCTCTGTTGGAATTGATGGTGACCATGAAGGAACAGGGGGCCGCGATCTTAATGTCTACCCATATCTTAGCGACAGCAGAGAAATATTGCGATCGTTTCGTTGTGCTTCATGAGGGTGAAGTGCGGGCACTTGGTACGTTGCAAGAATTGCAGCAAGAATTCAATTTGCCAGGCTCTTCGTTAGATGAAATTTATATCGCTTTAACAAAGGAGAAGGAACATGCATGA
- a CDS encoding ABC transporter permease, protein MHDFFLLRRQRHQKKMMKYMRYVLNDHFVLVCLFLVGGLAFYYSNLLKQLPPDFPWSLPIVGVVWWLVLPFGRLATLVEPADMTFLLPKEKEMGNYLTSGLRHSLALPFTVELLLCGALLPLVVLAKQIGFINFFFYIVVLWSLKLANLRIQRFACYQKTRKQTQRLYFAWFVGSGAIIFIALYSMAWLGSVLAVATMMGFVVLTQEKSQLLDWIQMIARENARLHRIYQFINLFTDVPEVEAKVRRRKYLDGLLARISFKQENTYLYLFARGALRGAEFGGLFFRLLIVGSILLLSLNDIRFVAGVSLLFIYLIGFQMIPLYGQFDYISATQLYPVSKKYKKTALQRLMVILLVAAALIFTLCSLVHLSIVGSLIILVLLLIEISLFAWFYLPTRIKKMED, encoded by the coding sequence ATGCATGATTTTTTTCTATTGAGGCGTCAACGCCACCAGAAAAAAATGATGAAGTACATGCGCTATGTTTTAAATGATCATTTTGTTTTGGTGTGCTTGTTTTTAGTTGGCGGTCTAGCCTTTTATTATTCAAACCTGTTAAAACAACTGCCACCAGATTTCCCTTGGAGTCTGCCGATCGTCGGGGTAGTGTGGTGGCTCGTTTTACCCTTTGGGAGATTAGCGACTCTCGTTGAGCCTGCTGATATGACATTCTTATTGCCGAAAGAAAAAGAAATGGGCAATTATTTGACAAGCGGGTTGCGTCACTCCTTGGCACTGCCATTTACAGTTGAACTGCTTTTATGCGGTGCATTGCTCCCATTAGTGGTATTAGCGAAGCAAATAGGGTTTATAAACTTTTTCTTCTATATAGTAGTGTTGTGGAGTCTGAAATTAGCAAATCTTAGAATCCAGCGCTTCGCCTGTTACCAAAAAACGCGCAAGCAGACGCAGCGTTTGTATTTCGCTTGGTTTGTCGGGAGCGGAGCGATAATTTTTATCGCCCTTTACAGCATGGCATGGCTAGGTTCGGTCTTGGCAGTAGCTACGATGATGGGTTTTGTAGTGTTGACACAAGAGAAAAGCCAGTTACTGGATTGGATCCAGATGATTGCGCGTGAAAATGCTCGACTGCATCGGATCTATCAATTTATTAATTTGTTTACGGATGTTCCAGAAGTCGAAGCAAAGGTTCGTCGCAGGAAATATCTAGATGGTCTATTAGCGAGAATTTCCTTTAAACAGGAAAACACGTATCTTTATTTGTTTGCGCGAGGCGCGTTACGGGGGGCAGAATTTGGCGGGTTGTTTTTCCGCTTGTTGATTGTAGGAAGTATTCTGTTGCTCTCTTTGAATGACATCCGATTTGTTGCTGGAGTCAGTCTATTGTTTATTTATTTGATCGGGTTTCAAATGATTCCATTGTATGGACAATTTGATTATATCAGTGCGACACAGCTTTATCCTGTGTCAAAAAAATACAAAAAAACGGCTTTGCAGCGCTTGATGGTGATTTTATTAGTTGCTGCAGCACTTATCTTCACGTTGTGCAGCCTTGTACATTTGTCAATCGTTGGAAGTTTGATCATACTTGTGTTACTTTTAATCGAAATTAGTTTGTTTGCGTGGTTCTATCTCCCAACAAGGATAAAGAAAATGGAGGATTAA
- the dat gene encoding D-amino-acid transaminase, whose protein sequence is MKVLWNDQIVDESEVKIDLEDRGYQFGDGIYEVIRIYDGYMYMEKEHLDRLWVSAEKIRMTLPFTKEALSERLHQLAKEAGLENARVYFQVTRGTAKPRLHDFPDPKEVPPVLMADIQPASRPTAKQTIGIRAGFVEDKRWLHCDIKSISLLGNLLALDEAKQNGYEEAVLVRDNYVTEASASNLWMVKNEVLYTHPDGNLILPGITKIKIREIAKALGIELKEEAFTDKELLAADECFKTSSVAEIMPIIEIDNQKIGDGMPGKVTKKILHAYIEAVNLSVQAHRDEK, encoded by the coding sequence ATGAAGGTATTATGGAACGATCAAATCGTTGATGAATCAGAAGTAAAGATTGATTTAGAGGATCGCGGCTACCAATTTGGTGATGGTATTTATGAAGTTATCCGTATTTACGATGGATACATGTATATGGAAAAGGAGCATTTAGATCGACTATGGGTGAGTGCTGAAAAAATCCGTATGACACTTCCTTTTACGAAAGAGGCGCTTAGCGAACGGTTGCACCAATTAGCCAAGGAAGCTGGTTTGGAGAACGCGCGGGTGTATTTTCAAGTGACACGGGGAACTGCAAAACCAAGGCTGCATGATTTTCCTGATCCGAAAGAAGTTCCGCCGGTCCTGATGGCGGATATTCAGCCGGCTTCTCGTCCAACGGCGAAACAAACTATTGGTATCCGTGCTGGATTTGTAGAAGATAAACGTTGGCTGCATTGTGACATAAAATCTATCAGCCTATTGGGGAATCTTTTGGCCTTAGACGAGGCCAAACAAAACGGCTATGAAGAAGCTGTCTTGGTCCGTGACAATTACGTGACAGAAGCTTCTGCTTCAAATTTATGGATGGTAAAAAATGAAGTTCTTTATACGCATCCGGACGGGAATTTGATTTTGCCAGGTATCACAAAAATTAAAATTCGCGAAATTGCAAAAGCTTTAGGTATTGAATTGAAAGAAGAGGCGTTCACAGACAAAGAGCTGTTAGCAGCTGATGAATGTTTCAAAACGAGCTCAGTGGCAGAAATTATGCCGATTATCGAAATTGACAATCAAAAAATCGGCGACGGTATGCCAGGGAAGGTAACGAAAAAAATTCTTCACGCCTACATCGAAGCAGTGAATTTATCGGTTCAGGCACATCGTGATGAAAAATAA
- a CDS encoding phosphotransferase family protein — MEFQLDSDWRVQPIKGDTGKTYIGYRDEDRVFIKRNTTPMLAALSREGIAPKLVWIKRTGNGDTLTAQEWLDGRILEPEEIPRRNDVVDVLYHLHHSPSLKVMLKKMGGRQVSPQQLLADYEANLPTMIEQNAFIELVYAYLKKNIPTYAKKNYTVVHGDVNHRNWLVCSNYLYLVDWDSVMFADPALDIGTILGNYVPLSSWSKWLVRYGIRPTDENMERVYWYGLMSLLLEIARQYKREEFHHMNQSILQLKRIFAGS; from the coding sequence ATGGAGTTTCAGTTGGATAGTGACTGGCGTGTGCAGCCGATCAAAGGCGATACAGGAAAAACGTATATCGGCTATCGTGACGAAGATCGCGTCTTCATTAAACGAAATACCACCCCAATGTTGGCGGCTTTATCTCGTGAAGGAATCGCACCGAAACTTGTTTGGATCAAACGGACAGGAAACGGCGATACATTGACTGCTCAAGAATGGTTGGATGGTCGTATTCTCGAACCAGAAGAAATACCGCGTCGCAATGACGTAGTAGATGTACTGTATCACTTACATCACTCGCCTTCATTGAAAGTGATGTTAAAAAAAATGGGTGGACGCCAAGTTTCACCACAGCAGCTATTGGCTGATTATGAGGCGAATTTACCGACGATGATCGAACAAAATGCGTTCATTGAGCTGGTGTATGCGTACCTTAAAAAAAATATACCGACGTATGCAAAGAAAAATTATACGGTGGTACATGGTGATGTAAATCATCGAAATTGGTTGGTTTGTTCCAACTATTTATATTTGGTTGATTGGGATTCCGTGATGTTTGCTGATCCTGCTCTGGATATTGGAACGATTTTAGGAAACTATGTGCCGTTATCTAGCTGGAGCAAGTGGCTTGTTCGCTATGGGATTCGCCCAACTGATGAGAACATGGAACGTGTCTATTGGTATGGGTTGATGAGTTTGCTGTTAGAGATTGCTCGTCAATACAAACGGGAAGAATTTCATCACATGAACCAATCGATCTTACAATTAAAACGAATTTTTGCTGGAAGCTGA
- the trmB gene encoding tRNA (guanosine(46)-N7)-methyltransferase TrmB: MRVRNRPGAAEMLAARPEYAVQEPESWKGRWSERFGNDHPIHIEIGMGKGQFITGMAAAHPEINYIGIEMQVSVISLALDKLVEAELPNLQLLHVDGSELTNYFADSEVDQIYLNFSDPWPKKKHEKRRLTSPSFLKVDEAILKPAGEIHFKTDNQGLFEYSLSSFSKYGMTLEHVWLDLHESSFEGNIMTEYEEKFSNKGQRIYRVEARFQDKTK, translated from the coding sequence ATGCGAGTTAGAAATCGTCCGGGCGCAGCAGAAATGCTGGCGGCTCGACCTGAATATGCGGTGCAAGAGCCTGAATCATGGAAAGGGCGCTGGTCTGAACGTTTTGGTAACGATCACCCGATCCATATTGAAATTGGCATGGGTAAAGGGCAGTTCATTACTGGAATGGCGGCGGCTCATCCCGAGATCAATTACATCGGTATAGAAATGCAAGTGAGCGTGATTTCTTTAGCTTTAGATAAACTAGTTGAAGCAGAATTGCCTAATTTACAATTGCTACATGTAGATGGTTCAGAGCTGACGAATTATTTTGCGGACAGCGAAGTAGATCAGATTTATTTGAACTTTTCTGATCCATGGCCAAAGAAAAAACATGAAAAACGCCGACTGACATCGCCAAGCTTTTTAAAAGTAGACGAAGCGATTTTGAAGCCAGCCGGAGAAATCCATTTTAAAACAGACAACCAAGGGTTATTTGAATATTCATTGAGTAGTTTCTCAAAATACGGAATGACTCTTGAACACGTTTGGTTAGATCTGCACGAAAGTTCTTTTGAGGGAAATATTATGACCGAATATGAAGAGAAGTTTTCAAACAAAGGACAGCGAATTTATCGAGTGGAAGCACGTTTTCAGGATAAGACAAAATAA
- the comGA gene encoding competence type IV pilus ATPase ComGA, with translation MEIEELSDELIQYGFDHQMQDLYLLPQKDKYRYFFRRGPFYEHKNSDLSYVDNEMNVRTALQLINRFKYLGQMDVSEKRKVQLGAISYPLPETNQRLRLSTVGDYLQRESLVIRFLHQFGTSPEVYHLSEQLDILRRHTKKRGLYIFCGPVGSGKTTLMYKLAREMEGQVITIEDPVEIEEPDFVQLQVNEKIQQSYDELIKLSLRHHPDVLIIGEIRDEKTIQGAIRAALTGHCVFATLHAASLETAHARVFELGGEASLLKECLRGIIYQELLPIDQTVGLLTSYQFYQEKVTFTWEEGMRRVAQKQTDQKTTN, from the coding sequence ATGGAGATCGAAGAGCTTTCAGACGAATTGATTCAATATGGTTTTGACCACCAAATGCAAGATTTATATTTGTTGCCCCAAAAAGATAAGTATCGATACTTTTTTCGCAGAGGCCCATTTTATGAGCATAAGAACTCAGATCTTTCCTATGTTGATAATGAAATGAATGTACGTACGGCATTGCAGTTGATTAACCGCTTCAAATATTTGGGGCAAATGGATGTCAGCGAAAAGCGCAAAGTTCAGCTTGGGGCGATCTCTTATCCGTTACCGGAGACGAATCAGCGATTGAGGCTGTCCACGGTAGGAGATTATTTACAACGGGAGAGTTTAGTTATTCGATTTTTACATCAGTTTGGTACTAGTCCCGAGGTTTACCACTTGTCTGAGCAATTGGATATTTTGCGAAGGCATACTAAAAAAAGAGGGCTGTATATTTTCTGCGGGCCTGTGGGTTCGGGTAAGACAACATTGATGTACAAGTTGGCACGTGAAATGGAAGGGCAAGTTATTACCATTGAAGATCCGGTAGAAATTGAAGAACCTGATTTTGTACAGTTGCAAGTAAATGAAAAAATTCAACAAAGCTATGATGAACTGATCAAGTTGTCATTGAGACACCATCCAGATGTGTTGATTATCGGTGAAATCCGTGATGAGAAGACGATTCAAGGCGCAATTCGAGCCGCGTTAACGGGTCATTGCGTATTTGCTACCCTTCATGCTGCCAGCTTAGAAACTGCTCATGCACGGGTCTTTGAGCTTGGAGGAGAGGCCTCGTTACTAAAAGAATGCCTACGGGGAATTATTTATCAAGAACTTTTACCAATAGACCAAACGGTAGGGTTATTGACAAGTTACCAATTTTATCAAGAGAAGGTGACATTCACCTGGGAAGAGGGGATGCGTCGTGTGGCACAGAAACAAACTGACCAGAAAACAACGAATTGA
- the comGB gene encoding competence type IV pilus assembly protein ComGB, whose protein sequence is MWHRNKLTRKQRIDFAHLLGELMENGFSLQQALDFFVNANIFLPSVLIGVQKDLHQGENLAVSFAKLNYSNDQILQIELADSHGDLSKTLLGIAEQMRLVQRQRENFLKAVSYPLLLLVFLIVILLGMRFFLLPQLLASGIIREEDFSVQLIKVVPVIALGMILFFLVLIVCWQAWGRRQNFLIRFRFLARVPLAGALFSNYYSAYFALEWGKLFQQGLELNQIIECLLSIDGKSLMQELAADLKIRLAQGSSLAEELKRYPFLTKEFGRIIFQGEARGNLAKELLTYSQLVWRRFFNQLEFLCSWLQPLVFLIVALLIISLYMTMLLPLTNLEGII, encoded by the coding sequence GTGTGGCACAGAAACAAACTGACCAGAAAACAACGAATTGATTTTGCTCATTTATTAGGTGAGTTGATGGAAAATGGGTTTAGCTTGCAGCAGGCATTGGACTTCTTTGTTAATGCAAACATTTTTCTGCCTTCTGTATTAATCGGTGTACAAAAAGACCTCCATCAAGGGGAAAATTTAGCGGTGAGTTTTGCAAAGTTGAATTACTCAAACGATCAAATACTACAAATAGAACTTGCTGATTCTCACGGTGACTTGTCAAAAACATTGCTGGGAATTGCTGAACAAATGCGGTTAGTCCAACGTCAAAGAGAGAATTTTCTCAAGGCGGTTTCGTACCCGTTGCTTCTATTGGTGTTTCTAATTGTTATTTTATTGGGAATGCGGTTTTTCTTGTTGCCTCAGCTATTAGCTAGCGGAATAATTCGGGAGGAGGATTTTTCGGTTCAGCTCATAAAAGTTGTTCCTGTGATTGCCTTAGGAATGATCCTGTTTTTTTTAGTATTAATAGTATGCTGGCAAGCTTGGGGGAGAAGACAAAACTTTTTGATCCGTTTTCGCTTTTTAGCAAGGGTACCGTTAGCTGGAGCATTATTTAGTAATTACTATTCTGCCTATTTTGCCTTGGAATGGGGCAAACTTTTTCAGCAAGGATTGGAATTAAATCAAATTATCGAATGTCTATTGTCTATAGATGGAAAATCACTGATGCAAGAATTAGCAGCAGATTTGAAGATCCGCTTAGCTCAAGGCAGTTCGCTAGCCGAAGAATTGAAACGTTACCCATTTTTAACCAAAGAGTTTGGACGAATCATCTTTCAAGGAGAAGCTCGAGGGAATTTGGCCAAAGAGTTATTAACTTACAGTCAATTAGTCTGGCGTCGCTTTTTCAATCAGTTAGAATTCCTGTGTTCTTGGTTGCAGCCCCTTGTTTTTTTGATCGTTGCCCTTTTGATTATCAGCCTATACATGACGATGCTTTTGCCGTTAACGAATTTGGAGGGAATTATATGA
- the comGC gene encoding competence type IV pilus major pilin ComGC, with protein MKKKVSGFTLLEMLVVLFVISLLLLLFVPKLINQKESASKKSDAAIAKVVETQIQVYELDFGKTPTREELIDQEYVKKEQYDAYERAQKQPK; from the coding sequence ATGAAAAAGAAAGTATCTGGGTTCACCTTATTAGAGATGTTGGTCGTACTTTTTGTAATCAGCCTGCTTTTATTATTATTCGTGCCTAAACTAATTAATCAAAAAGAAAGCGCTAGTAAAAAAAGCGATGCAGCAATAGCAAAAGTAGTAGAAACACAAATTCAAGTGTATGAATTAGATTTTGGAAAGACACCCACAAGAGAAGAGTTAATCGATCAAGAATACGTCAAAAAGGAGCAGTATGACGCGTATGAAAGAGCGCAAAAACAACCGAAATAA
- the comGD gene encoding competence type IV pilus minor pilin ComGD produces MKERKNNRNNSGFTLIETLIVLALVCSFVLLPTLAIKEWQQQLEKEFFYYQFEKSTLHIQQVAIADQRNTRIDLHNEAQLIDFFTNHTELSWRKLKIPRTVKLQSGYSIAFKAGTGNISTTQPGNGSIPHVVFTEDNQKITYQFQLGSGRFERK; encoded by the coding sequence ATGAAAGAGCGCAAAAACAACCGAAATAATTCGGGATTTACACTCATTGAGACACTGATCGTTCTTGCGCTGGTTTGCAGCTTCGTTTTACTGCCAACGCTTGCTATTAAGGAGTGGCAACAACAGTTGGAAAAAGAGTTTTTCTATTATCAGTTCGAGAAGTCTACCCTGCATATCCAACAAGTTGCAATTGCCGACCAGCGCAATACACGGATCGATCTTCATAATGAGGCGCAGCTGATTGATTTTTTTACAAATCATACTGAGCTTTCTTGGAGAAAATTGAAGATCCCTCGTACTGTGAAGTTACAAAGTGGGTATTCGATTGCTTTCAAAGCAGGAACGGGGAATATATCGACCACACAGCCTGGAAATGGCAGTATTCCGCATGTGGTTTTCACAGAAGACAATCAAAAGATTACGTATCAATTTCAACTGGGGAGTGGTCGTTTTGAAAGGAAATGA
- the comGE gene encoding competence type IV pilus minor pilin ComGE → MVVLKGNEGYILLESLISLAILLILVSSYVGVTVKMQKESHQRLANLENYRDLYIETRRCRIHEGESTRPQISISLENGTASNQQGGILIAKK, encoded by the coding sequence GTGGTCGTTTTGAAAGGAAATGAAGGGTACATCTTGTTAGAAAGTTTGATTAGTTTGGCGATATTACTGATTCTTGTTTCTAGTTATGTGGGCGTCACAGTTAAAATGCAAAAGGAGAGCCATCAACGTCTGGCGAATTTAGAAAATTATCGCGACCTGTATATTGAAACTCGACGGTGCAGAATACATGAGGGGGAGTCTACCCGGCCACAAATCTCTATTTCCTTGGAAAATGGAACGGCGTCAAATCAACAGGGGGGAATTCTGATTGCGAAAAAATAG
- the comGF gene encoding competence type IV pilus minor pilin ComGF, translated as MRKNSGFTLLESLVALLMLSGILLLLSGLIQHAHKMEQSLSGYHQLEWEIYLLQLETEMEGLHYKQTSSREIWAENDEKKKIVIKKSNDKIIKSQSDGYQPLLTGVSRFVCQEKNHGVDFVVTFKDGKQKEGTWIIE; from the coding sequence TTGCGAAAAAATAGCGGCTTCACATTGTTAGAAAGTTTAGTGGCGCTTTTGATGCTAAGCGGAATTCTGTTGTTGCTTTCTGGGTTAATTCAACATGCGCATAAGATGGAACAGTCGCTTAGCGGGTATCATCAGCTAGAGTGGGAAATCTATCTACTACAATTGGAAACGGAGATGGAGGGTCTCCATTATAAACAAACCAGTTCACGTGAGATTTGGGCGGAGAATGATGAAAAGAAAAAAATAGTTATTAAGAAAAGCAATGACAAAATTATTAAAAGCCAATCTGATGGCTATCAGCCATTATTAACAGGAGTGAGTCGATTTGTTTGCCAAGAAAAAAATCATGGAGTGGATTTTGTGGTTACCTTCAAGGATGGAAAACAAAAAGAAGGGACATGGATCATCGAATAG
- the comGG gene encoding competence type IV pilus minor pilin ComGG: MENKKKGHGSSNSQGGILLSVLLAIFLFSFLLLNLTTSYHQTADLTKRTEQLYEAKIAKELFLADYPKLKNKNGVWKFNKGEIAYETEVNRLVMNVKIKKKTHQFFEKNRTSNSSD; encoded by the coding sequence ATGGAAAACAAAAAGAAGGGACATGGATCATCGAATAGCCAAGGCGGAATTTTACTTTCCGTCTTATTGGCTATTTTTCTATTTAGTTTCTTATTACTAAATTTAACAACAAGCTATCATCAAACAGCAGATTTAACAAAAAGAACGGAGCAGTTGTATGAAGCTAAGATCGCTAAAGAGCTTTTCTTAGCAGATTATCCAAAGTTGAAAAATAAAAATGGTGTATGGAAATTCAATAAAGGAGAGATCGCCTATGAGACAGAGGTGAATCGCTTAGTGATGAACGTGAAAATTAAAAAGAAAACACATCAATTTTTTGAAAAAAATAGAACATCAAATTCTTCGGATTGA
- a CDS encoding class I SAM-dependent methyltransferase: MDPEKIEKAFSLMEEAVIVLQRSLGTSFFDAYIENTENLVDNAKVRVFEEQPDAGTVARVEALYQELLALDLGKEDWRKLTQLILLKGSKNEGLQPNHQLTPDSIGFLFVFLIEQLTVKKDQPLEILDITVGMGNLLLTTVINLQAANYSVKGIGVDNDETLLAIAASDGLLMDEEIKLFHQDSLQDLLVDPVDYVIGDLPVGYYPNDQQAEKFATHSEKEHSYAHHLLMEQAMNYVKPDGFGLFLVPSNFLETEQGPLLQKWLKDEVLLQGIIQLPDELFQSEHSRKSILLLQKKGETAEQVEKVLLVHLPSLKDPAQVTEFFKKFEDWKSSNL; encoded by the coding sequence ATGGATCCAGAGAAAATTGAGAAAGCTTTTTCATTGATGGAAGAAGCAGTTATCGTATTGCAACGTTCACTAGGAACTTCTTTTTTTGACGCTTACATCGAAAATACGGAGAACTTGGTCGACAATGCAAAAGTACGTGTCTTTGAAGAGCAACCAGATGCAGGTACTGTTGCAAGAGTAGAAGCATTATATCAAGAATTATTAGCATTGGATCTAGGGAAAGAAGATTGGCGAAAGCTAACCCAATTAATTTTACTTAAAGGTTCGAAAAATGAAGGATTACAACCCAATCATCAGTTAACACCTGACAGTATTGGTTTCCTATTTGTTTTCTTGATAGAACAACTAACAGTGAAAAAGGATCAGCCATTAGAAATTTTAGATATTACTGTCGGAATGGGAAATTTATTACTGACAACAGTGATCAATTTGCAGGCAGCAAATTATTCTGTTAAAGGAATTGGCGTGGATAACGACGAAACCTTACTAGCCATTGCTGCTTCAGATGGATTGCTGATGGATGAAGAAATTAAGTTATTCCACCAAGATAGTTTGCAAGATTTATTAGTTGACCCTGTTGACTATGTGATCGGAGATTTGCCAGTCGGCTATTATCCAAATGATCAGCAAGCGGAAAAATTTGCGACTCATTCTGAGAAAGAGCATAGTTATGCGCATCATTTATTGATGGAACAAGCGATGAACTATGTGAAGCCAGATGGCTTTGGATTATTCTTAGTACCAAGTAATTTTCTTGAAACAGAACAAGGGCCGTTGTTGCAAAAATGGTTGAAGGATGAAGTATTGCTTCAAGGAATTATCCAATTACCAGACGAATTATTCCAATCTGAACATTCAAGGAAAAGTATTTTACTGTTACAAAAAAAAGGTGAGACGGCCGAACAGGTAGAAAAAGTATTGCTTGTTCATCTTCCTTCCCTAAAAGATCCTGCCCAAGTAACAGAGTTCTTTAAAAAATTCGAGGACTGGAAGTCTTCTAATTTATAA